A stretch of Endozoicomonas sp. SCSIO W0465 DNA encodes these proteins:
- a CDS encoding IS66 family transposase: MIPELPATMSAEILLKENAELRMRVACLEERCRELEEKVGKNSQNSSKPPSSDGYQKPCKNSNSPDHSDDLSADKGTDPSDEKPNPKSLRQSSGNKAGGKKGHQGTCLKQVDIPDYIEYLPVKECNKCQASLLDSEPVKYIERQVFEPGRPGEFEVTAHRAEVKICTCGCRNQAEFPEGVTAAAQYGSATQAMAVYLNQYHFLPFKRVSEYFNTLYKMSVSAGTVANFVARTYENLASTEEVIRDALRESSVAGADETGMRAEGSLHWLHVMRDEQWTLYYLSEKRGREAMDTMGILLTFAGVLVHDHWKSYFAYAATHVLCNAHHLRELLGVVDRDSNQLALRLMKLLRLSWHYCKGFKTIGMLQMPSVVCERIEKIYDRLLQRALMKEVVYMEKQREELKRKKVKNTKAYNLFKRLTEFKAETLRFMSDFTIPFDNNGSERDVRMAKLKQKISGCFRSADGGSMFARIRSYLSSARKQGMDIYQSLHRAVRNYCNMPLLSAE; encoded by the coding sequence ATGATTCCAGAACTACCCGCAACTATGTCGGCTGAGATTCTCTTGAAAGAGAATGCAGAGCTGCGGATGAGAGTTGCCTGTCTGGAAGAGCGATGTCGAGAATTGGAAGAAAAGGTTGGCAAGAACAGTCAAAACAGCAGCAAGCCGCCATCGTCTGATGGTTATCAAAAACCTTGTAAAAACAGTAATTCTCCAGATCATTCTGACGACCTTTCCGCAGATAAAGGTACCGATCCATCGGATGAAAAACCCAATCCTAAAAGTCTGAGACAGTCTTCTGGTAATAAAGCCGGTGGAAAGAAAGGGCATCAGGGCACTTGTCTTAAACAGGTCGATATCCCTGACTATATTGAGTACCTTCCGGTTAAAGAATGCAATAAATGTCAGGCGTCTCTTCTTGATAGTGAGCCGGTCAAATATATTGAACGACAGGTGTTTGAACCAGGGAGACCGGGTGAATTTGAAGTAACGGCCCATAGAGCTGAAGTAAAAATCTGCACTTGTGGTTGTCGGAATCAGGCTGAATTCCCGGAAGGTGTTACCGCTGCCGCACAATATGGCTCAGCCACACAGGCTATGGCCGTCTATCTTAACCAATACCATTTCCTGCCTTTTAAGCGCGTGTCAGAGTATTTTAATACTCTCTATAAAATGAGTGTAAGTGCAGGCACTGTCGCCAATTTTGTGGCCAGAACCTATGAAAATCTGGCTTCTACTGAAGAGGTTATTCGTGACGCCTTGCGGGAATCGTCTGTTGCCGGAGCCGATGAAACGGGTATGCGGGCCGAGGGCTCTTTGCACTGGCTACACGTTATGCGGGATGAACAATGGACGCTCTACTACTTGTCTGAAAAGCGAGGTCGTGAGGCCATGGACACGATGGGCATACTGCTAACATTTGCAGGCGTTCTGGTTCATGATCATTGGAAATCCTATTTTGCATATGCGGCAACTCACGTACTTTGCAATGCCCATCACCTGAGGGAGCTTTTGGGTGTTGTTGATAGGGACAGCAATCAACTGGCGTTGCGATTGATGAAGCTACTGAGGCTTTCCTGGCATTACTGCAAGGGCTTTAAGACCATAGGTATGCTACAGATGCCAAGTGTTGTCTGTGAACGAATCGAGAAGATTTATGACCGGTTGCTTCAGCGGGCTCTAATGAAAGAAGTCGTCTATATGGAGAAGCAACGAGAGGAGCTTAAGCGCAAGAAAGTCAAGAATACTAAAGCTTACAATCTCTTCAAACGACTCACTGAGTTCAAGGCTGAGACACTGCGCTTCATGTCAGATTTTACCATTCCCTTCGATAACAATGGCAGTGAGCGGGATGTTCGAATGGCCAAGTTAAAGCAGAAAATCTCAGGCTGCTTCAGGAGTGCAGACGGTGGTTCTATGTTTGCACGGATTCGCAGCTATTTGTCGTCTGCCAGAAAACAGGGAATGGACATATATCAATCACTTCATAGAGCTGTTCGGAATTACTGTAATATGCCTTTGCTCAGTGCTGAATAG
- a CDS encoding MotA/TolQ/ExbB proton channel family protein: protein MKYAIKSAVKPLLFSLGLGMAFSASANEGTAALQDLLNKIKADSITESRENRAREARFLEDKNARQRLLAEARAELKAQERRSDQLLKQSDSNEKTLKETQNTLDLRSGELKELFGVVRQFAGDNKGIFAASMVTAQFPERTAFMTEMAESKKLPTTGKLEQFWHEILREMVETGRVVEMPATVVYGEGDEAQKNIIRVGSFNAISDGKYLTYSPAVGKFQELSRQPESSVLSAVAELEQSQDGYTPFYVDPSRGQILSLLVQSPSISERIDQGGVVGYVILGLGALGVLIALACYLNLVRIGAGVRKQQKTEQVIKGNPLGEIMQAYQDNRDADLETLELKLDEIIMRSAPSIERGVGSIKLIASVAPLLGLLGTVVGMIATFQAITLFGTGDPKLMANGISEALVTTMLGLVVAIPTLFAHSIVNSKSRRLIQVLEEQSAGFIARHQEQDLNTGARNTRATLTTDSAATAQPA from the coding sequence ATGAAGTACGCCATTAAATCAGCCGTTAAGCCGCTGCTGTTTTCCCTGGGTCTGGGCATGGCCTTTTCTGCCAGTGCCAATGAAGGCACTGCAGCCCTGCAGGACCTGCTGAATAAGATCAAGGCAGACAGCATTACTGAAAGCCGGGAAAACCGTGCCCGGGAAGCCCGTTTCCTGGAAGATAAAAATGCCCGGCAGCGTCTGCTGGCCGAAGCCAGGGCTGAGCTGAAAGCCCAGGAGCGGCGTAGCGACCAGCTGTTAAAGCAGTCCGATAGCAATGAAAAAACCTTGAAAGAGACCCAGAACACCCTGGATCTTCGCTCCGGCGAATTGAAGGAACTGTTCGGTGTCGTACGTCAGTTTGCCGGTGATAATAAAGGCATTTTCGCAGCCTCCATGGTTACCGCCCAGTTCCCGGAGCGCACCGCCTTTATGACGGAGATGGCCGAGAGCAAAAAGCTACCAACCACCGGCAAGCTTGAGCAGTTCTGGCATGAGATTCTCCGGGAAATGGTGGAAACCGGTCGTGTGGTTGAAATGCCGGCCACTGTTGTCTATGGCGAAGGTGATGAAGCGCAAAAAAATATTATCCGTGTGGGCAGCTTCAACGCAATTTCCGACGGTAAGTATCTGACTTACTCCCCGGCAGTGGGCAAGTTCCAGGAGCTTTCCCGGCAACCGGAATCCTCGGTGCTGTCTGCGGTCGCTGAGCTGGAACAGTCCCAGGATGGCTACACCCCGTTTTATGTAGACCCGTCAAGAGGCCAGATTCTCTCCCTGCTGGTGCAAAGCCCCAGTATTTCCGAGCGGATTGACCAGGGTGGTGTGGTCGGTTATGTGATTCTTGGCCTGGGTGCCCTGGGTGTACTGATCGCCCTGGCCTGCTATCTGAACCTGGTCCGCATTGGTGCCGGTGTGCGCAAGCAGCAGAAAACCGAACAGGTTATCAAGGGTAATCCCCTGGGTGAGATTATGCAGGCTTACCAGGATAACCGGGATGCCGACCTGGAAACCCTGGAACTTAAGCTGGATGAAATCATTATGCGTTCAGCGCCCTCTATTGAGCGTGGCGTAGGTTCCATCAAACTGATTGCTTCGGTAGCACCACTGTTGGGTCTGCTGGGTACCGTAGTCGGTATGATCGCCACCTTCCAGGCTATCACGCTGTTTGGTACCGGTGATCCCAAGCTGATGGCCAATGGTATTTCCGAGGCATTGGTGACCACCATGCTGGGTCTGGTTGTGGCCATTCCAACCCTGTTTGCCCACAGCATTGTCAACAGCAAGAGCCGTCGTTTGATTCAGGTGCTGGAAGAGCAGAGTGCCGGTTTTATTGCCCGTCATCAGGAGCAGGATCTGAATACCGGTGCCCGTAACACCCGCGCCACCTTAACCACAGATTCCGCTGCAACAGCGCAGCCTGCGTAA
- a CDS encoding DUF3450 domain-containing protein translates to MYKKNKTHKVKSLCSTLALSTALSASIMIPNAFAQDPLSSALTTQQKTDKASQRSQAKVNNLSDQTQELLGEYKSVIRQVEALTVYNGQLQRVVNAQQTEIESMQAQIETLDQTNIEITPLMLKMVDSLEQFIELDVPFQLKERQERVARLRATMDSPNVTTSEKYRKILEAYQIENDFGRTIEAYEASLGEGDQTRTYNFLRIGRLALLYQSLDGAETGQWNSDTRSWEVLPENYRAGVNQGLKIARKQAPHNLIKLPVRAAEDA, encoded by the coding sequence ATGTACAAGAAAAACAAAACCCACAAGGTGAAGAGCCTGTGCAGTACGCTGGCACTCAGCACAGCGTTGTCCGCCTCAATAATGATTCCCAATGCCTTCGCTCAGGACCCGTTGAGCAGTGCATTAACGACACAACAGAAGACCGATAAAGCCTCCCAGCGCTCCCAGGCAAAGGTCAATAACCTGTCTGATCAGACGCAGGAGCTGCTGGGAGAGTACAAAAGCGTTATCCGTCAGGTAGAAGCCCTGACTGTCTATAACGGTCAACTGCAACGGGTGGTCAATGCCCAGCAGACGGAAATTGAATCCATGCAGGCCCAGATCGAAACCCTGGACCAGACCAATATCGAAATCACGCCATTGATGCTCAAAATGGTGGATAGCCTTGAGCAGTTTATCGAGCTGGATGTGCCCTTTCAGCTGAAAGAGCGTCAGGAGCGTGTCGCCCGTCTGCGCGCCACCATGGACAGCCCGAACGTTACCACTTCCGAGAAATACCGCAAAATCCTCGAAGCCTATCAGATCGAAAACGACTTTGGTCGTACCATTGAGGCCTATGAGGCCAGCCTGGGTGAGGGCGACCAGACCCGCACCTATAACTTCCTCCGTATCGGTCGCCTGGCGCTGCTCTATCAGTCACTGGACGGCGCAGAGACTGGTCAGTGGAACAGTGATACCCGCAGCTGGGAAGTACTCCCGGAGAATTATCGTGCCGGTGTTAACCAGGGCCTGAAAATTGCCCGCAAACAGGCACCCCATAATCTGATCAAACTGCCGGTTCGCGCTGCGGAGGATGCATAA
- a CDS encoding TonB-dependent receptor, with protein MKDVTDHEPGIQASVNLGWEYDKLSSNLFVKYRDSYCTEFANDYYFTDCEAAESAGYETKVSSMTTFNLSAKYRVNEQVVVGMGITNLFDKTPPADPLDDFSPYYAETYDNPVGRAYYLEASYKF; from the coding sequence ATGAAAGATGTCACAGACCATGAGCCGGGAATTCAGGCATCGGTTAATTTGGGTTGGGAGTATGACAAGCTGTCTTCGAATCTCTTTGTGAAGTACCGCGACTCTTATTGCACAGAGTTTGCTAATGATTATTACTTTACTGACTGTGAAGCAGCAGAGTCGGCTGGTTATGAAACCAAAGTGAGTAGTATGACTACATTCAATCTGTCGGCTAAGTATCGTGTTAATGAGCAGGTGGTGGTTGGTATGGGTATTACCAACCTGTTTGATAAGACACCGCCAGCTGACCCTCTGGATGACTTCTCGCCATATTACGCGGAAACTTATGATAATCCAGTAGGTAGGGCATACTACCTTGAGGCCAGTTACAAATTCTGA
- a CDS encoding IS1595 family transposase: MDRPPRKRRLKGAPGRGTLEKDKPPVLGMIQRGGQVIINMLSNVKKATIEPFIKKHVAPQSQIYTDEYNIYDDLESWGFRHKTVCHGKGEYARDDDKDGIYEVHVNTMEGFWSLLRSWLRPHRGISQEALPLYLGFFEFLHNIGRRGKSLLQPLVNLLVT; encoded by the coding sequence CTGGATCGTCCACCGAGAAAAAGAAGGCTTAAAGGCGCTCCGGGCCGTGGGACTCTTGAAAAAGACAAACCGCCGGTATTGGGAATGATTCAAAGGGGAGGTCAGGTCATTATCAACATGCTGTCGAACGTTAAGAAGGCGACAATCGAACCATTTATCAAGAAACACGTAGCCCCACAGAGCCAGATTTATACCGATGAATACAACATCTATGATGACCTTGAAAGCTGGGGCTTCAGACATAAAACGGTCTGTCACGGCAAAGGTGAGTATGCTCGTGATGATGACAAAGACGGTATTTACGAGGTGCATGTTAATACTATGGAGGGGTTTTGGTCACTTCTACGCTCGTGGCTAAGGCCTCACAGGGGAATATCCCAAGAGGCTTTACCCCTTTACCTTGGCTTTTTTGAGTTTTTGCATAATATTGGCCGAAGAGGCAAAAGTCTTCTTCAGCCCTTAGTCAACTTGCTGGTTACATAG
- a CDS encoding transposase produces the protein MNIGRISDLISNDTCFEMIRENRWPDGTVLCPHCDSENVKKNGHDNVQVECQHYYCKSCKRYFDDLTNTVFAGHHRPLKVWIACLYLMGLNVSNSQIAQELDLCVSDAHHMTTVLRNGVVDRKPEVILDGEVEFDEVYIVAGHKGHPEALKKSGSSTEKKKA, from the coding sequence ATGAATATAGGCCGAATCTCAGATCTCATCAGTAATGACACCTGCTTTGAGATGATCCGTGAGAACCGCTGGCCAGATGGCACTGTTCTCTGTCCGCACTGTGATTCTGAGAATGTCAAAAAGAATGGACACGACAATGTGCAGGTAGAGTGCCAGCACTATTACTGTAAGTCCTGTAAGCGCTACTTCGATGACCTGACAAATACGGTTTTCGCAGGACACCACCGACCACTCAAAGTCTGGATTGCCTGTCTCTATTTAATGGGGCTGAACGTCTCCAACAGCCAGATAGCTCAGGAACTTGATCTGTGTGTCAGTGATGCACACCATATGACCACAGTCTTACGAAATGGTGTTGTTGACCGAAAGCCTGAAGTGATTCTTGATGGCGAAGTTGAATTCGACGAGGTCTACATTGTAGCTGGTCACAAGGGACACCCTGAAGCATTAAAAAAATCTGGATCGTCCACCGAGAAAAAGAAGGCTTAA
- a CDS encoding TonB-dependent receptor domain-containing protein → MVIRKGFNSSSDPTYCEATKSSGGTPAEIAEACGTQYFDTEVGANKELEEEKGTNYSFGLVWEAMDDLTVTADWYKVKLTDLVVTPDLGRIIADPSRYAGTQVIRKGDGTIDKVIYGPVNQAGENVEGIDLSVRYQFPETSFGLFSTEFATTYLIRLFSNSELLNYPWWI, encoded by the coding sequence GTGGTAATCAGGAAAGGCTTTAACAGCTCTTCTGATCCTACCTACTGTGAAGCAACGAAATCTTCTGGTGGTACGCCCGCTGAGATAGCGGAGGCTTGCGGTACTCAATATTTTGATACTGAAGTCGGTGCGAATAAGGAACTTGAGGAAGAAAAAGGGACAAACTACTCCTTCGGTCTTGTTTGGGAGGCTATGGATGATCTGACGGTAACGGCTGATTGGTACAAAGTTAAGTTGACTGATCTGGTTGTTACGCCTGATCTGGGGCGCATTATTGCTGATCCGAGCCGCTATGCAGGTACCCAGGTAATCCGTAAAGGTGATGGTACCATTGATAAAGTGATCTATGGTCCTGTCAATCAAGCGGGTGAAAATGTTGAAGGAATTGACCTCAGTGTTCGGTACCAGTTCCCTGAAACAAGTTTTGGTTTGTTCTCAACAGAGTTTGCCACTACCTATTTAATTAGGCTCTTTTCGAATTCCGAACTGCTGAACTATCCTTGGTGGATATAA
- a CDS encoding IS66 family transposase, whose translation MIPELPATMSAEILLKENAELRMRVACLEERCRELEEKVGKNSQNSSKPPSSDGYQKPCKNSNSPDHSDDLSADKDTDPSDEKPNPKSLRQSSGNKAGGKKGHQGTCLKQVDIPDYIEYLPVKECNKCQASLLDSEPVKYIERQVFEPGRPGEFEVTAHRAEVKICTCGCRNQAEFPEGVTAAAQYGSATQAMAVYLNQYHFLPFKRVSEYFNTLYKMSVSAGTVANFVARTYENLASTEEVIRDALRESSVAGADETSMRAEGSLHWLHVMRDEQWTLYYLSEKRGREAMDTMGILLTFAGVLVHDHWKSYFAYAATHVLCNAHHLRELLGVVDRDSNQLALRLMKLLRLSWHYCKGFKTIGMLQMPSVVCERIEKIYDRLLQRALMKEVVYMEKQREELKRKKVKNTKAYNLFKRLTEFKAETLRFMSDFTIPFDNNGSERDVRMAKLKQKISGCFRSADGGSMFARIRSYLSSARKQGMDIYQSLHRAVRNYCNMPLLSAE comes from the coding sequence ATGATTCCAGAACTACCCGCAACTATGTCGGCTGAGATTCTCTTGAAAGAGAATGCAGAGCTGCGGATGAGAGTTGCCTGTCTGGAAGAGCGATGTCGAGAATTGGAAGAAAAGGTTGGCAAGAACAGTCAAAACAGCAGCAAGCCGCCATCGTCTGATGGTTATCAAAAACCTTGTAAAAACAGTAATTCTCCAGATCATTCTGACGACCTTTCCGCAGATAAAGATACCGATCCATCGGATGAAAAACCCAATCCTAAAAGTCTGAGACAGTCTTCTGGTAATAAAGCCGGTGGAAAGAAAGGGCATCAGGGCACTTGTCTTAAACAGGTCGATATCCCTGACTATATTGAGTACCTTCCGGTTAAAGAATGCAATAAATGTCAGGCGTCTCTTCTTGATAGTGAGCCGGTCAAATATATTGAACGACAGGTGTTTGAACCAGGGAGACCGGGTGAATTTGAAGTAACGGCCCATAGAGCTGAAGTAAAAATCTGCACTTGTGGTTGTCGGAATCAGGCTGAATTCCCGGAAGGTGTTACCGCTGCCGCACAATATGGCTCAGCCACACAGGCTATGGCCGTCTATCTTAACCAATACCATTTCCTGCCTTTTAAGCGCGTGTCAGAGTATTTTAATACTCTCTATAAAATGAGTGTAAGTGCAGGCACTGTCGCCAATTTTGTGGCCAGAACCTATGAAAATCTGGCTTCTACTGAAGAGGTTATTCGTGACGCCTTGCGGGAATCGTCTGTTGCCGGAGCCGATGAAACGAGTATGCGGGCCGAGGGCTCTTTGCACTGGCTACACGTTATGCGGGATGAACAATGGACGCTCTACTACTTGTCTGAAAAGCGAGGTCGTGAGGCCATGGACACGATGGGCATACTGCTAACATTTGCAGGCGTTCTGGTTCATGATCATTGGAAATCCTATTTTGCATATGCGGCAACTCACGTACTTTGCAATGCCCATCACCTGAGGGAGCTTTTGGGTGTTGTTGATAGGGACAGCAATCAACTGGCGTTGCGATTGATGAAGCTACTGAGGCTTTCCTGGCATTACTGCAAGGGCTTTAAGACCATAGGTATGCTACAGATGCCAAGTGTTGTCTGTGAACGAATCGAGAAGATTTATGACCGGTTGCTTCAGCGGGCTCTAATGAAAGAAGTCGTCTATATGGAGAAGCAACGAGAGGAGCTTAAGCGCAAGAAAGTCAAGAATACTAAAGCTTACAATCTCTTCAAACGACTCACTGAGTTCAAGGCTGAGACACTGCGCTTCATGTCAGATTTTACCATTCCCTTCGATAACAATGGCAGTGAGCGGGATGTTCGAATGGCCAAGTTAAAGCAGAAAATCTCAGGCTGCTTCAGGAGTGCAGACGGTGGTTCTATGTTTGCACGGATTCGCAGCTATTTGTCGTCTGCCAGAAAACAGGGAATGGACATATATCAATCACTTCATAGAGCTGTTCGGAATTACTGTAATATGCCTTTGCTCAGTGCTGAATAG
- a CDS encoding IS1595 family transposase: protein MSCLTLHRQLGISYNAALRMKHKLMQVMMERDNSWQLSGFVQIDDAYWGGERHGGRRGRGSENKAPFVAAVQTDADNHPIYMKFNAVDNFRRKTIQEWAEHALKKGVRAVSDGLSCFRGIEDAGCQHTAIITGGGHASMENELFTWVNTMLGNVKTAITGTYHKLDPKHLGRYLSEFNYRFNRRFDMPSMISRLGRAAVNTAPMPDRLLKLPDVQWKPG from the coding sequence ATTTCTTGCCTGACGCTTCATCGACAACTTGGCATTTCCTACAATGCCGCATTGCGCATGAAACACAAACTCATGCAGGTCATGATGGAAAGAGATAACAGCTGGCAGTTGAGTGGTTTTGTTCAGATTGATGACGCCTATTGGGGCGGAGAGCGCCACGGAGGCCGCCGGGGCAGAGGCTCAGAGAACAAAGCCCCCTTCGTGGCCGCAGTTCAGACAGATGCTGATAACCACCCTATCTACATGAAGTTCAATGCCGTTGATAACTTCCGGCGAAAAACCATTCAGGAGTGGGCAGAACATGCCCTGAAAAAGGGTGTCCGGGCCGTCAGCGATGGCTTGTCCTGTTTCCGGGGTATTGAAGATGCCGGATGCCAGCACACAGCCATCATTACCGGTGGTGGGCATGCATCCATGGAGAATGAGTTGTTCACCTGGGTAAATACCATGCTGGGAAACGTGAAAACAGCGATTACCGGTACTTACCATAAGCTCGACCCCAAGCATCTGGGCCGTTATCTATCAGAGTTCAACTATCGGTTTAACCGGCGTTTTGATATGCCTTCAATGATCTCAAGGCTAGGTCGGGCTGCAGTCAATACAGCACCGATGCCGGATCGACTTCTCAAACTGCCAGACGTCCAGTGGAAACCGGGTTAG
- a CDS encoding transposase, with product MTRKSRKVLIEATVTLANARQQGQCLLADDADKWQADVDHLLPLVDAIVSQTERRVFKGEKVPAQEKVVSLYEPHTDIIVKDRRQVQYGHKLNLVQGKSRLILDLVIEEGNPADSDQFIPMMERQKEIYGRVPHQTSGDSGYACRANLEKAKAMGISDVAFNKKRGLEVEEMTKSQYVYKTLFRFRAGIEAGISWLKRCFGLSRCHCKGSERFDSHCWLSVVCYNLVILARHPAPS from the coding sequence TTGACCCGAAAATCCCGGAAGGTACTTATCGAAGCTACTGTCACGCTAGCAAACGCCCGTCAGCAGGGGCAGTGTCTCCTGGCTGATGATGCCGACAAGTGGCAGGCCGATGTGGATCACCTGTTACCCCTGGTGGATGCAATAGTCTCCCAGACAGAGCGCAGGGTCTTTAAGGGTGAAAAGGTGCCAGCCCAGGAAAAAGTGGTTAGCCTGTATGAACCCCATACGGATATCATCGTAAAAGACAGGCGGCAAGTACAGTATGGCCATAAACTGAACCTGGTTCAGGGAAAAAGTCGATTGATCCTGGACCTGGTTATTGAGGAAGGTAACCCAGCGGATTCGGACCAATTCATTCCGATGATGGAAAGACAAAAAGAAATTTATGGTCGTGTACCTCACCAGACAAGCGGTGACAGCGGATACGCGTGTCGCGCTAATTTGGAAAAAGCCAAGGCCATGGGAATCAGCGATGTAGCTTTTAATAAGAAGCGCGGACTTGAAGTCGAAGAGATGACTAAAAGTCAGTATGTGTATAAAACGCTCTTTCGCTTCCGGGCAGGTATTGAAGCGGGAATTTCGTGGCTAAAGAGATGTTTTGGGCTATCACGTTGCCACTGCAAGGGTTCTGAGCGTTTTGATTCTCATTGCTGGTTATCGGTGGTCTGTTACAACCTGGTGATTCTGGCCAGACACCCGGCACCATCCTGA
- a CDS encoding IS1182 family transposase encodes MSSIKFKDNPADFDQHLMFPSNIFDLLPPDHDCFVFEDIFKHIDTSEVEKQYHHLGQNAYHPRLIISILIYAYSHGVFSSREIERRCNQDLAFMYIAKQHCPNFRVLSDFRKNQATFFKSSFKQSVLLARELQMASLGHIALDGSKFKADSSKHKAMSYARLKAKEAELMAEVEALIKKAETSDSEEDDAYQQETGYSIPEDLQFKQERLEKIQEAKKALEEREQALNPDKPIDDKKQISFADHDARIMGKKGSGYQYSYNAQISVDSDNGIIVGQHISQHANDKQEVKPALEAIAEATDNASIGKMSEDNGYYSGPNLQAFDDANIDAYMATDRQEKPATEGLEDSDRKFVKADFIYHEADDSFTCPAGEKLIYNTASKAKHKSYRVSKDICRDCPLRKRCSGDNKDPGKVIRTDRHEAIRQAMNRKMETKEAKAVYERRKVIAEPPFGQIKNSGFRGFSVRGKEKVAGEFSLVCSAYNFKKIVKSVSTGSIRLEEAKRLKMAA; translated from the coding sequence ATGTCATCAATCAAATTCAAAGATAACCCTGCTGATTTTGACCAGCACCTGATGTTCCCATCGAACATCTTCGACCTGCTGCCACCAGATCATGATTGCTTCGTTTTTGAAGATATCTTCAAGCATATCGACACCTCTGAAGTGGAAAAGCAGTATCACCATCTTGGCCAGAATGCCTACCACCCACGACTGATTATATCGATCCTGATCTATGCCTATAGCCATGGTGTGTTCAGCTCCAGGGAGATTGAACGGCGCTGCAATCAGGACTTGGCTTTCATGTATATCGCCAAACAGCACTGCCCAAATTTCCGGGTGCTCAGTGACTTTCGTAAAAACCAGGCCACCTTTTTTAAAAGCAGTTTCAAACAGAGCGTGCTGCTCGCCCGGGAACTACAGATGGCCTCGCTGGGCCACATCGCTCTTGATGGTTCCAAATTCAAAGCCGACTCATCAAAGCATAAGGCCATGAGCTACGCACGACTTAAGGCCAAAGAAGCTGAATTAATGGCTGAAGTTGAGGCCCTGATTAAAAAAGCCGAAACCAGTGACAGTGAAGAGGACGATGCTTATCAGCAGGAGACTGGCTACAGCATTCCTGAAGACTTGCAATTCAAGCAGGAACGGTTAGAGAAAATCCAGGAGGCCAAAAAAGCGCTTGAAGAACGGGAACAGGCCCTGAATCCCGATAAGCCGATAGACGACAAAAAGCAAATCAGCTTTGCTGATCATGATGCCAGGATCATGGGTAAAAAAGGCAGTGGCTATCAGTACAGTTATAACGCCCAGATCAGCGTCGACAGCGATAATGGTATCATTGTTGGCCAGCACATCAGCCAGCATGCCAATGACAAGCAGGAAGTAAAGCCTGCACTTGAAGCCATTGCAGAAGCAACAGATAACGCGTCCATTGGCAAAATGAGTGAGGATAATGGCTATTACTCAGGGCCCAACCTGCAAGCGTTTGATGATGCGAACATTGACGCTTACATGGCTACGGATCGACAGGAGAAGCCTGCAACAGAGGGACTGGAAGACTCTGACAGAAAGTTTGTCAAAGCGGATTTTATTTACCATGAAGCAGACGACAGCTTTACCTGCCCTGCCGGTGAGAAGCTGATTTATAACACGGCTAGCAAAGCAAAACACAAAAGCTACCGCGTCAGTAAAGATATCTGCCGGGATTGCCCGTTACGTAAAAGGTGCAGTGGTGACAACAAAGACCCGGGGAAAGTGATTCGCACAGACCGCCACGAAGCCATACGCCAGGCGATGAACCGCAAAATGGAAACCAAAGAGGCCAAAGCGGTTTATGAGCGTCGCAAGGTGATTGCGGAACCGCCTTTTGGCCAAATCAAGAACTCAGGATTCAGAGGGTTCAGTGTCCGGGGTAAGGAAAAAGTGGCTGGAGAATTTTCACTGGTCTGCAGTGCTTATAATTTCAAAAAAATTGTCAAATCGGTTTCAACGGGATCAATCCGTCTTGAAGAAGCAAAAAGGCTTAAAATGGCAGCATAA